ATAACGAAGCGAGAAAAATTTAAGTGTGACATCTCTTTACAAGCGTCAACTCAAGTAACTAAATACAAATTCTCGTACAGAGACTGTAGGCATCTGTCGGTCATAGTTTCTATCTCACACAGTCCTTAGCTAGTCTTTGGCTAGAACTACTACTTGTATAGCGGCTAACTGTATGGAGTACAGGGTACTGCGGGGGCGGGGCTAGGTGGAATGGTGGTTTTCAGGTCGAATTCAGAGTTTATTCCACGCAAAGGTGAGACAACCGGCCGTAAGCAGTCACAGAATTCAGCAGCATTACGAAGTGAAGTTCCGTGTCTTTCTAATATATCACGAAGTGAACTAGAACAAAGCATTCAGAGCCAAGATCAAtttctctatctctctccaTTGACATACTGCAAGGCAGTGCTGTGAGATCCATTGTTGCAATTCGCCGCTGAGAGGGTCTTGGTTTCTTCGTTAATATGGTTTGTTAATTGTTCGGTAGTTCTTCGGTGTCGTTTCGCGTCACGATATATGAACGTTATTCGCCTGGAACTGTAGCTTGACTTCCTTTGACTTGCAGAATGTGGCTGCATCACTTGGTAGAAGATAGCGGCTATCTTCTAATACTAAAGGCAACAGCTCCTCATCGATTCATTGCAAGAAAAGCTCTTTGTTGTTTTATGTTGTATGCTGTTGGATGTCGAATTCCACTGTAACATCCGGAATATAGGGACGCCCCTCTTTACTCGCATCTCTTCCGTCCCATAGCACATGAAAGATGATCTCAAGACCGAAGCAGAGAGAGGCGGGGAACGAGTCTGCTACCGATTACGAGGTAGTTGGCCCACCGGGAGAGTTGTGGCCTACCGCGCGCCTAATCCACGAAGCCCCAAATGGCTACAGCACTGTGATTGTTGCAACTGTTCCATGCTAGCTTTAGCTAGCAAGGGGTAGCATCCGACGCTATCGAGCATCCGGCCGGCCTATACACTATCCGGTGCGCCATCCGGACAATGGCGACCTTACTACTCGGTGCCGATTATAACTTGCTGTTGTTTCGTGCGCTTAGTTGGTTTCTGTGTAAGTCTCGAGGCCGCCAGCTATTGAACGCAACCATGGTTGCCCCGCAGAGTTTTACTTACAATATTGCCCCCAGCCGGGTTGTCTTTGGGAGTGGAAAGCTCCGAGCACTGCCCGTGGAGATGGCAAGGCGTGAGTTGCGCTCCCCATTGATCCTCACTACTTCCGAACAGATCCACCAAGGCGAGATGGTCAAGGCTACTTTGGGCGCTGGACACACGTTTGCCGAGGCGACTATGCACACCCCAACAAGCGTCACTGAGAGGGCCCTGGCGTCTGCGAAGTCCGTCCTCGCCGACTCGATTGTTTCTATTGGCGGAGGGAGTACTATTGGACTCGGCAAGGCTATAAGCATTCGCACCGGGTTGCCCCATATCTGCATCCCGACAACATATTCTGGTTCAGAGATGACGCCCATTCTTGGCGAGTCGGCGGACGGActcaagaagacgaggagtGACCCCAAGATTCTTCCTGGGACAGTCATTTACGATGTGGATCTGACTATGACTCTTCCGGTCGGCCTGAGTGCTGCTAGCGGCATGAACGCAATCGCTCACGCAGGTATTAtagccttctttttttagcCTTTCCACTGACGCATTGCGGTCTTGAGAAATATTAACCAAGTCTGCAGTGGAGGCGTTGTATGCTCACGACTCGAACCCAATCATCTCCCTGCTCGCCATTGAAGGTGTCAAGTCCCTTGCAGAATCTCTCCCTGCCATCATGGACTCGCCAACAGACCTGAATGCCCGATCTATGGCCCAGTACGGCGCCTGGCTTTGCGGACTCTGTCTTGGGTCCGTTGGCATGGCTCTCCACCACAAACTCTGTCACGTTTTGGGCGGGAGTTTCAACCTGCCTCACGCTGAAACGCACGCTGTTGTACTACCCCATTCTTTGGCATATAATGCTCCAAATATTCCGGAGGTTATGAAGAAGCTAGCGGATGTGCTCCCAGGTAGTAATGGCGATGCTGTCCAGGGACTCAGCTTTCTTTTAAAACGCCTTAAATTGCAACGTGGATTGCAAAGTTTCGGCTTCACGGACGAAGACATCGATAAGGCGGCTGATATTGCAGTTAGTAATCCTTATTCTAACCCACGCCCAATCGAAAGGCCTCTGATTAGAGAGCTGATTAGAAGAGCATACGCGGGTGAGGACGCAAGAGTAGATATGTGAAACAAGGTTGATCTTCGCTACACCACTGAAACAAGGCAAGAGTAGAAACGttgagagggaaaagaatcGGCTAAAGAACATCAATATAATCGACTTGGCCAAGCAAATTTTATAAGTGTTACAACTGTGATGACTGTGTCTATCTCCACGGGTAAAATGGTCATTGGACTTATGTAAGTAGCGAGTTACGGTGAATTGGAGCAATTGGGGTTATGAATCAGTTAGTAAAAGTTAGTCTCTAGGAAGAGAGTTATATCAACGGCTGTCTGACGGATATAACGGTGAAACGAAGTATAGAAGGATACGCTTTTAAGTACTGAACGACGAATTCCATCGGACCTTCGCTGATGAGTTGTTTTCAGCCTCTTTTATGTGTGGCGGTTATTGGCTGTTAAATATTGTTGCCCTGGTAATTGGGGCCAGTCATCTATTAAATGGTCCGCTGGATTGAGTTGTATCAGAAACCATAGCACAAAAAAGGAGAAGTAACGAAGTC
Above is a genomic segment from Trichoderma breve strain T069 chromosome 6, whole genome shotgun sequence containing:
- a CDS encoding iron-containing alcohol dehydrogenase domain-containing protein; amino-acid sequence: MVAPQSFTYNIAPSRVVFGSGKLRALPVEMARRELRSPLILTTSEQIHQGEMVKATLGAGHTFAEATMHTPTSVTERALASAKSVLADSIVSIGGGSTIGLGKAISIRTGLPHICIPTTYSGSEMTPILGESADGLKKTRSDPKILPGTVIYDVDLTMTLPVGLSAASGMNAIAHAVEALYAHDSNPIISLLAIEGVKSLAESLPAIMDSPTDLNARSMAQYGAWLCGLCLGSVGMALHHKLCHVLGGSFNLPHAETHAVVLPHSLAYNAPNIPEVMKKLADVLPGSNGDAVQGLSFLLKRLKLQRGLQSFGFTDEDIDKAADIAVSNPYSNPRPIERPLIRELIRRAYAGEDARVDM